In Silene latifolia isolate original U9 population chromosome X, ASM4854445v1, whole genome shotgun sequence, the following proteins share a genomic window:
- the LOC141617362 gene encoding uncharacterized protein LOC141617362, with amino-acid sequence MKIGLWNIRGMNKLIKQLEVISLFNKCALDILCVVETRVRVNKCAPIQRKNFKQFLIQDNYSSHYNWRIWVLWRNSAFSIQCLNSSSKWIHLLVSHGRVQLEVTFVYGFNHPAQRLPLWDFIVSNVHCSSPWLVIGNINCVHNSKEMVSSDSPQIQAMEELNQAIPDSGLEEIRTQGCWFTWTNKQE; translated from the coding sequence ATGAAGATTGGGCTGTGGAATATTAGGGGTATGAATAAGCTAATAAAGCAACTAGAGGTTATTTCTTTGTTTAATAAATGTGCGTTAGATATTTTGTGTGTTGTGGAAACTCGAGTGAGGGTTAATAAATGTGCTCCTATTCAAAGAAAGAATTTCAAGCAGTTTCTCATTCAGGATAACTACTCTTCCCACTACAATTGGAGGATTTGGGTGCTCTGGAGGAATTCTGCTTTCTCAATTCAGTGTCTTAATAGTAGCAGTAAGTGGATTCACCTTCTGGTTAGTCATGGTAGGGTGCAACTGGAGGTTACTTTTGTTTATGGGTTTAATCATCCTGCTCAAAGACTGCCTCTCTGGGATTTTATTGTTAGTAATGTTCATTGTTCTAGTCCTTGGCTGGTTATAGGGAATATCAATTGTGTTCATAATAGTAAGGAAATGGTCAGTTCCGATTCCCCTCAGATTCAGGCTATGGAAGAGCTTAATCAGGCCATTCCAGATTCTGGTTTGGAAGAAATTCGAACTCAGGGGTGTTGGTTTACCTGGACTAATAAGCAGGAATAG